AGCGGTCATCTCCGTGAAACACCCCGACCCGCAGTTCGAGGGCCAGACCAAGACCAAACTCGGCAACAGCGAGGTCCGGGGGGTCGTCGAATCGGCGATGCACGACGGCCTGGCGACGTTCTTCGAGGAGAACCCCGATACCGCCGAGGCCATCGTCGGCAAGGCCGTCGAGGCCGCGAAGGCCCGCAAGGCCGCAAAGAAGGCCGAAGAGCTCACACGCCGGAAGTCGGCGCTGGACTCGACGGCCCTGCCGGGGAAACTGGCCGACTGCCAGACCCGCGACCCGAGCGAGGCGGAACTGTTCGTCGTGGAGGGCGACTCCGCGGGCGGCAGCGCCAAGCAGGGGCGAAATCCCGAGTTCCAGGCCATCCTCCCCATCAAGGGAAAGATCCTGAACGTCGAGAAACACCGCCTGGACCGCATCTTAGAGAACAACGAGATCCGCAACCTCATCACCGCGCTGGGAACCGGCATCGGCGACGAGTTCGACATCGAGGACCTGCGCTACGAGAAGGTCATCATGATGACGGACGCCGACGTCGACGGAGCCCACATCCGGACGCTCCTGTTGACGCTGCTCTACCGACACATGAAGCCGCTCATCGAAGCCGGGAACGTCTACGCCTCCCAGCCCCCGCTCTATCGCATCCGGTACCGGGGCGAGACCTACGACGCGATGACCGAGGAGGAGCGGGACCGGATAGTCGAGGAGAAGTGCGACGGCAACCCGACGCAGGTCCAGCGGTTCAAGGGACTGGGCGAGATGAACCCCGACCAGCTCTGGGAGACGACGATGGACCCGGAGAACCGCATCCTGAAGCAGATCACCATCGAGGACGCGGCGGCCGCCGACCGGATGTTCAACATCCTGATGGGTGACGCCGTCGAACCGCGCAAGGAGTTCATCAAGGAACACTCGCCGGAAGCGGAGTGGGTCGACATATGAGCTCGGACGCACCAGAGGACGCGAACCCCCCGGCACAGCGCATCAAGCACGTCCGCATCGAGGACGAGATGGAGCAGTCGTACATCGACTACGCGATGTCGGTCATCGCTGGTCGGGCGCTCCCTGACGTCCGCGACGGTCTCAAGCCCGTCCACCGGCGCATCCTCTATGCGATGCACGAGATGGGCATCTCGTCGGGGTCGAGCCACCGGAAGTCCTCGTCGATCGTCGGCGAGACGATGGGTGACTACCACCCCCACGGCGACAGCGCCATCTACGACACGCTGGTCCGGATGGCCCAGGACTTCTCGATGCGCTACCCGCTGGTCGACGGCCAGGGGAACTTCGGGTCGATGGACGGCGACCCGCCCGCAGCGATGCGGTATACGGAGGCCCGCATGGCCCCCATCGCCGAGGAGCTGCTCGAGGACATCGAGAAAGACACCGTCGACTTCTCGGGGAACTACGACGACCGCCTGGAGGAACCGGACGTCCTGCCCGCGAAGGTCCCCAGTCTCCTCCTGAACGGCTCGTCGGGCATCGCGGTCGGGATGTCGACGAACATCCCGCCCCACAACCTCGGTGAACTGGTCGACGCCACCGTCACACTCATCGAGGACCCGGACGCGACCGTCGAGGACCTGATGGAGCATATCAAGGGCCCGGACTTCCCGACCGGCGGGAACATCGTCGGCCGCGACGCCATCTACTCGGCGTACACGACCGGCCGCGGTCGGCTCAGAGTCCGCGCGGAGTACGAGATCGACCGCGAGGACGGGCGCATCGTCATCAGCGAACTCCCCTACCAGGAGAACAAGGCCCGCATCGTCGAGCGCATCGCCGACGACGTCAACGAGGGCAAGATCGAGGGCATCGCCGACCTGCGCGACGAGTCCGACCGGAACGGCGTCCGCATCGTCGTCGAACTCAAGCGCGGCGCGAACATCGACGTCGTCGAGAACCGCCTGCTGGACCACCACCTGGAGTCGACGTTCGGGGTCATCAACCTCTCGCTGGTCGACGGGCAGCCGAAAGTGCTCTCGTTGAAAGAGACCCTCCAGCACTACATCGACCACCGCCGAGAGGTCGTCCGGCGGCGTTCCGAACACGACCTTGCCGAAGCCGAGGACCGCGCGCACATCCTCGAGGGCCGGCTCAAGGCCCTGGAGAACGTCGACGACGTGGTCGAGCTCATCCGCAACAGCGAGGACCGGGACGCCGCCCGCGCGGGCCTGCACGAGGAGTTCGACTTCTCGGAGGACCAGGCCGCCCACATCGTCCGGATGCAACTGGGCTCGCTGACCTCGATGGAGACGGCCGAAATCGAGGCGGAGTACGAGGAGGTCCAGGAGACCATCGGGTACCTCGAGTCCGTGCTCGACAGCCGCGAGAAGCTCGACGGCGTCATCGTCGACGAACTCGAGGCGATGAAAACCGAGTACGACGACGACCGACGAACCTCCATCGTCGAGGACGAGGGGCAGGTCACCCACGAGGACCTGATCCCCGAGGAGGACTGCGTCGTCGTCATCACCGAGGACGACTACATCAAGCGGATGCCCGTCGACGCCTTCGACCCGCAGGGTCGCGGCGGCAAGGGCATCATCGGGTCGGACCCCAAGGAGGGCGACCGGGTCTCGAAGGTCTTCCGGGCAAACAGCCACGACTACCTGCTGTGTTTCACCAACCGGGGCCAGGTCTACCGGCTGAAGACCTACGAGGTCCCCGAGATGTCCCGGACCGCCCGGGGGAAGTCGGCGGTCAACGTCATCAAACTCGACGACGGCGAGGAGATAACCGCCGTCGTCTCCACCGACGACTTCGAGGCCGACGAGTGCATCACGATGGTCACGCGCCACGGGTACGTCAAGCGGACCTGTGCGACGGATTTCGAGAACATCCTCACGACCGGGATCCGCGCCGCGAAACTCGAGGACGGAGACGCGCTGATCGACGTCGAGGTGACCGACGGGACGAAGGACCTCGTCGTCGCCACCGAGGGCGGGATGACCATCCGCTTCGACGAGAACGAGGTCCGCGAGATGGGGCGGTCGGCACGCGGGGTCCGTGCCATCGACCTGCAGGGCGACGACCGGGTCGCCGCGATGGTCGCCACCGACGACGCCGACGAGCGCGCGCTGCTGACGGTCACCCGGAACGGCTACGGGAAGCGCACGAAACTCGCCGAGTACCGCCGCCAGTCCCGGTACGGGAAGGGCCTCATCGACATCAAGACCGACGACCGGAACGGCCCCGTCGCGACGGCGAAGGCCGTCACCGAGGACGACCACCTCGTCATCATGTCCGAGACCGGCCAGATAATGCGCATCCGGGCCGGCGACGTCTCGCAGGTCGGGCGCAACACCAAGGGCGTCACCATCATGGGCCTGGAGGCAGGCGACCACGTCGCGAGCGTGACCGTCGTCCCCGACGTGGCAGACGAGACCTGAGTGACGCGTTTCGATGGCTACCCTCCCGACGACCATCGCGCATCGAGGGTTCACCGGCTGTCTCCCCGAGAACACGGTCGCCGCAGTCCGGGGCGCCGTCGACCATGGCGCCGACGTCGTCGAGGTCGACGTGATGCCGACGGGGGACGGCGACGTCGTCGTCTTTCACGACGACCACCTCGGGGACGCCGGCGAAAGCAGGGGCATCACCGACCGCGAGGGTCTGGTCTGGGAGCGGCCGACAGACGTCGTCACCGCGGCCCGGGTCCTCGGCACCGACCAGCGAGTCCCGACGCTCGCCGACGTCGTGGCGGCGCTCCCCCCGGACGTCGCCCTCAACGTCGAGCTGAAGAACCCCGGTACGGCGGCCATCCGACCGTTCGAGGCCCTGTCTGGACGGGACCGTGACCGGGCCCGCGAGCGGTGGACCCCGTTCGTCGACCGGGTGCTGTCCGTGACCGAGGAGTGCACCTTGGAGGTACTGTTCTCGTCGTTCTGCGAGGGGGCGCTCGCGACAGTCCGGGCACATCGGCCCGACGCGCGTCTCGCCGCGCTGTTCGGGCGGCGTGACTGGGGGGCCGGGGCGACGGTCGCCCGGCGCTACGACGTCGACGCGCTCCACGTGCCACTCGAGCAGGCCGACCACCCGAACCTGGCGGACCTGAGTGCGGCGCTCGGAGCGGCCGTCAACGTCTGGACGGTCCGTGACTGGCAGGACGCCCGCCGGGCGCTCGCGGCGGGCGCCGACGGAATTATCGCGGACTATCCCGGCCTCCACCGCTGCGTGTCCGATTAAAGCGTCCGCTTGCCGAACGCACTGGCGACCAGCTCACAGGCCAGCTCGGCGGTGCGGTTGTGGTCGTCGAGGATGGGGTTGACCTCGACCAGTTCCATCGAGCGCAGCGCCTCGCGCCGTTCGGCGACGGACTCCATGGCGACGTGGGCCTCGCGGTAGGAGACGCCGCCCCGGACCGGCGTCCCCACGCCCGGTGCCTCCGTTGGGTCCAGCCAGTCCATGTCCAGCGAGACGTGGATGGCGTCGGTACCCTCGGTCGCGACGTCGAGCGCCTCCTCGACGACGGCGGGGGCGCTCCGGGTGTCGATGTCCGACATGGTGTAGGCGGTGACCTCGCTCTCGTTGATGAGGCGGCGTTCCCCGTCGTCGACGTCACGGAGGCCGACGAGGACGACGTTCTCCGCTCGGATTTCGGGCGTGTGTGCCCAGTCGTGGTCGGCGAACTCGCCGTACCCCAGGATTGCCGCGAGCGCCATCCCGTGGGTGTTCCCGCTGGGCGAGGTGGCGGGCGTGTTGAAATCGCCGTGCGCGTCGAACCAGACGACGCCGACGTCCTCGTCGGGGCCCGCCGCCCCGGCGACGGTGCCGATGGCGATAGAGTGGTCGCCGCCCAGCACCAGCGGGAACTCGCCGTCCGCGACGGTGGCTTCCACGGCCGTCCTGACGTCGGCACAGACGTCGCGTGTCTCTTCGAAGTACTTCGCCCGGCCGCGTTCGAAGACCCCCGAGTCCGGGTCGCGCTCCTCGGGGTTGGGGACAGCGAGGTCGCCGCCGTCGACGCAGTCGTACCCCAGGCGCTCGAGCTGGCCGGCGAGCCCGCCGTACCGGATGGCAGACGGCCCCATGTCGACGCCACGGCGGTCGGCACCGAGGTCCATCGGCACACCCAGGATACGGACGTTCGACTGCATACGCGGAATTCTCGGGGCGACGAGAAAAAGCCCGGTGCCCGTTCGTCCCGGGGGGTCAGGTGTACTGCTCGCAGACGCGCTCGATGCCTTCCTCGAACGGGATCCGGGGCTCCCACCCGGTCGCGGCCCGCATCTTCGAGGCGTCGGCACAGGTGTCGTGGACGTAGACGTCCTCGGGGATGGGGTTCTCGACGAACTCGGGTTCCACGTCGGTGCCCAGTTCGTCGTTCAGCATCTCGACGACGGTGAGGAAGTCGTAGGCCTCGCCGGTCCCGAGGTTGTAGATGCCGTCCAGCTCGTGTTCGGCCGCCTGCACCAGTCCGCGGACGATGTCGTCGACGTGAGTGAAGTCCCGGGTCTGCGTTCCGTCGCCGTACAGCACCGGCGATTCGCCGTTCGCGATGTCGTCTGCGAACTGGGCGATGACGTTGGCGTACTCACCCTTGTGTTCCTCGGCCCCGCCGTACCCCTGGTAGACCGAGAAAAAGCGCATGCCAGCAAGCGAGAGGTCGTAGTGGTTGTGGAAGTACTCGGCGTAGGTCTCGCGGGCCATCTTCGACGCCTCGTAACCCGTGTTGACAGTGACGTCCATCGACTCCGGGGACGGCTCGGTCCGACTGCCGTAGATGGACGACGTCGACGCGTAGACGACCGTCTCACACCCGTCATCGCGGGCCTGTTCGACGGTGTTGACGAACCCCTCGACGTTGACTCGGGCCCCGCGGGTCGGGTCGTCCTCGTGCATCGCGTACGAGGACAGCGCCGCGAGGTGGAAGACGACGTCGACGTCGGTCGGGAGGTCGTCGCCGACCACGCTCCCCTCGACGTACTCGACGTTCTCGTCGAGGTTCCCCGGCGTCCCGAGGTAGCCGTCGTCGAGCGCGACGACCGCGTTGTCTTCGGCCAGCGCGTTGGCCAGATTCGACCCGATGAACCCGCCGCCGCCAGTCACCAGCACTCGATTGCCGTTCATGGGTAGTCACCCACGAGCAGGCGTGATAGTGGTGTCGTTTTCCGCACGAAAGCGCCCGGACAGCGGCGATTGTTGATGATGTTCACCGCCGGGTTTAAGGACAGCTACACCGAACGAGAGAATATGTCATCAATCGAATTGACTCCGAGTCAGAAGAACATCCTCCAGGAACTGGTGAACCTGTACCGGGAGAGCGAGTCCGCCGTCAAGGGCGAGGACATCGCCGCCGAGGTCGACCGCAATCCCGGAACGATTCGAAACCAGATGCAGAGCCTCAAAGCCCTCCAGCTCGTCGAGGGCGTCCCGGGTCCGAAGGGCGGCTACAAGCCGACCGCGACGGCCTACGACGCCCTGCAGATCCAGGACATGGAACAGGCCGCAGAGGTCCCCCTCCGACACAACGGCGACCTCGTCGAGCACTCGAACGTCGAGGAGATCGACCTGACCAGCGTCCACCACCCCGAGGAGTGTCGCGCCGAGATCCAGCTGCAGGGGTCTATCTCGGGGTTCCACGAGGGCGACTCCGTCACGGTGGGCCCGACCCCGCTGTCGAAACTCCAGATAATCGGTACCGTCGAAGGAAAGGACGACACCAACAACAAGCTCATCCTGACCATCGACGACATGCGAGCACCGGCGGGCGAACCCGAGCACTAGTCCGGTCGCGATTTCTCTCTGCGGTCTCTCTGTGGCGCCCCACTCTCCAGTCCCGATTCCGACCGACATCCCACATGATTATTATCGCGGGAAGACGGCGCGCTCGCAGACGTTTCAAAGCCTTTGTATCACCCCACTCCTCAACGTGAGATATGACTGATAAGGTCGTCGTGCTCGGTGCTGGCTACGCCGGTGCAGGCGCCGTCAAGAGTTTCGAAGACGAGTTGAACGGTGATGCAGATCTGACGTGGATCTCGGATACGGACTATCACCTCGTCCTCCACGAATCCCACCGCTGCATCCGCGATCCGTCCGTCCAGGACAAGATCACGATCCCGGTCAACGAGATAAAGGAACCGACGACGTCGTTCATCCAAGACGAGGTCGTCGACATCGACACCGACGAGCGCGTCGTCGAACTCGCCGACAACGACGGCGTCGACTACGACTATCTCCTGGTCTGTCTTGGCTCCCAGACGGCGTTTTTCGGCATCGAGGGCCTCGAGACGCACGCCCACACGCTCAAGAGTCTCGACGACGCGCTGGGCATCCACGAGGCCATCCAGGACGCCGCACGCGAGGCCACGCAGAGCGACCCCGCACAGGTCGTCGTCGGTGGCGCGGGCCTCTCTGGTATCCAGACCGCTGGCGAGGTCGCGGAGTTCCGTGACAGGCACAACGCCCCCATCGAGATTCATCTCGTCGAGGGCCTCGACGAGATCTTCCCGGGCAACGACCCTGAACTCCAGGGCTCGCTCCGCAAGCGTCTCGTCGAGCGCGACGTCGAGATAATGTGTGGCGAGTTCATCGGCGAGGTCGACGAAGAGACCGTCTACATCGGCGACGACGAGGAACTCGACTACGACGTCCTCGTCTGGACCGGCGGCATCACCGGTCGCGACGCCGTCCGTGACGTCGACCTCGACAAGGACGAGCGCAACCACCGAATCCACACGGAGAGCGACTTCCAGACCGACGACGAGCGCGTCTTCGCTATCGGCGACTGTGCCCTCATCGACCAGCCGGGCGAACAGCCGGCGCCGCCGACGGCCCAGGCCGCCTGGCAGGCCGCCGAGGTCGCCGGCGAGAACCTCGCTCGCGCCGTCCGCGGTCAGCCCCTGACCACCTGGACCCACAAGGACAAGGGGACGGTCATCTCCGTCGGCGAGAAGGCCGTCGCCCACGACGTGATGGGCCTGCCCATCTCGACCTTCGGCGGCCTCCCGGCGAAGATCCTCAAGAAGGGCATCGCCGCCCGCTGGATCGCCGACGTCACCGGCATCGGTCGCGCCGCGAAGGCGTGGCCGGACATGTAGTACCTTTTTACTTCGTCGGGTGTCCTCGCGTCGCCGAAGGCGACGCTGCGGGCACCACTCCTCGCAAAAATCTACGCTAAAAACGTCCTTCACGCCCCCCTCGCTCCGCTCGGTCGCGTGAAGTGAAACCGCGCCTCACGTCGTTCGGCGCGGTATGCACTGAGGCGGTCGGGAACCCTCTGTTATCGGTCTATCGAGAGGCCAGCGTGCCAGCCGTCGCTGTCGCTCGCCTCGACGGTCGCGTCCATCCGTTCGAGATACGTCACTGCGAGACTCGCACACTTCGCGGCCTTGCGTTCGCCCTCGGTCCGGAACTCCCCGGTCACGCGGTTGGCATAGACGGTACAGACCGCGCCCGCCCGGAGGCCGTAGATGCTGGCGAGCGTGAGGATGCTCGCGGCCTCCATCTCGAAGTTGAGGACGCCGGCCTGGCGGAGTTCCTCGAGGCGCTCCTGGCTCCCGCGGGCCTCGAAGTCATCGAAGCCGGGGCGTGACTGGCCGGCGTAGAAGCTGTCCGTCGAGCAGGTGACGCCGAGGTGGTAGTCGTAGCCCAGTTCCTCGGCGGCGGCGACCAGCGCCGAGACGACGCGGTGGTCCGCGCTCGCCGGGTAGTCCTCGCGGACGTACTCCTTGCTCGTCCCCTCCTGGCGGACCGCCCCCGTCGTGATTATCAGGTCGCCGACGCCGGCCTCCTCGCGGATGGCCCCACAGGACCCGACCCTGAGGAGCGTGTCCGCGCCGACGCGGGCCAGTTCCTCGACGGCGATTGCCGCCGAGGGCGACCCGATGCCGGTGGAGGTAACCGAGATTGGCGTCCCCTCGTGCGTACCAGTCGCCGTGCGGTACTCGCGGTGGTCGCCGACGACGTCGTGGCCGTCCCAGTCGTCGACCACCTTCGCCACGCGCTCGGGGTTCCCCGGGAGGAGCACGCTGTCGGCGACGTCGCCGGGGCCCACCTCGAGGTGGTACTGGACCTCGTCGCTCGGGTCCTCGCTGTCGCCGGTCATTTGCCAAGGTGGGCGGGCGAGATGGTCTCCGGCAGGAGCTCCCCCAGCGTGTACTCCGTCCTGTCCTCGCCGTCCGTGACGACGGGCAGCGACTCGTCACAGAACTCCGCGAGCGTCTGGCGACACATCCCACAGGGCGTCACGCCGTCCCGAGCGGCCGAGGAGACGGCCAGCCGCGAGAACTCGCGATGGCCGTCCCGGACCGCCGCCCCGACGGCCAGCTCCTCGGCGTGGAGGCTGTTGCTGTAGTTCGCGTTCTCGACGTTACAGCCCGTGTAGACGATGCCATCGGCCGTCTCGATGGCAGCGCCGACCCGGTACTCGGAGTAGGGCGCGTACGACGCGTCGATGGCGTCCCGTGCGGCCTGCATGAGGTCGTCCATGGTCACGGGTGGACTGGCCGGGTGAAATAGCCACCGCCGGGGCCCACGGAGCGGTCTCTCGCCTCAGCTCGCGTCGTCGACGGCGGCCCGGACCAGTGATTCCACGCGGCCGACCAGGTCGTCGACGGACTCGCTCTCGGCGTAGACGCGGACGTACGGCTCCGTGCCGCTGGGGCGGACGAGTGTCCAGGCCCCGTCGTCGAACGACAACCGGGCGCCGTGGTCGGTCGATATCGAGGCATCCGGGAAGGCCGCGGGCAGCGTCTCGGCGAGCGTCTCCATCGCGCCAGCCTTGGCCGCCTCCGGACAGGGGACGCTCACCTTCCGGTAGGGCCGTTCGTCGACGACGGCCCGTCGCTCCGCGAGCGGTGTCGCCGCGAAGAGCCGGGCCAGGACGGCCGCGCTGGCGACGGCGTCTATCCAGCCGCCGAAGCCGGGGTGGACGTGCTTCCACGGTTCGGCGGCGAAGGCAACCTCGGTGTCCGAGCCGGCGTCGGCGCGAACTGCAGCGATGCCCTCGTGGAGCGCGCCAAGACGGACACGTTCGACACGCCCCCCGGCGTCCTCGACGCGCCGGTCGATGCGACCCGACGCGTTCGGCGTGGTGACGACGACCGGGTCAGCAGCGCTCGACCGGGCGGTGTACTCCTCGGCCAGCATCGCGACCACCGTGTCCTCGTGGACAACCTCGCCCTCGCCGTCGACGAGCACGAGTCTGTCGCCGTCGCCGTCGTGGCCGATGCCCAGGTCGGCGTCGGTGTCTCGCACGAACGCCCGGAGGGCGGCGAGGGACTCGGCCGTCGGTTTGCTCTCGCGGGCGGGGAAGTGCCCGTCGACGTTCGCTTCCGTGGCGACGACGTCCGTGCCCAGATCCCGGAGGACCTGCGGT
The DNA window shown above is from Haloarcula halobia and carries:
- a CDS encoding NAD(P)/FAD-dependent oxidoreductase, whose translation is MTDKVVVLGAGYAGAGAVKSFEDELNGDADLTWISDTDYHLVLHESHRCIRDPSVQDKITIPVNEIKEPTTSFIQDEVVDIDTDERVVELADNDGVDYDYLLVCLGSQTAFFGIEGLETHAHTLKSLDDALGIHEAIQDAAREATQSDPAQVVVGGAGLSGIQTAGEVAEFRDRHNAPIEIHLVEGLDEIFPGNDPELQGSLRKRLVERDVEIMCGEFIGEVDEETVYIGDDEELDYDVLVWTGGITGRDAVRDVDLDKDERNHRIHTESDFQTDDERVFAIGDCALIDQPGEQPAPPTAQAAWQAAEVAGENLARAVRGQPLTTWTHKDKGTVISVGEKAVAHDVMGLPISTFGGLPAKILKKGIAARWIADVTGIGRAAKAWPDM
- a CDS encoding NAD-dependent epimerase/dehydratase family protein, coding for MNGNRVLVTGGGGFIGSNLANALAEDNAVVALDDGYLGTPGNLDENVEYVEGSVVGDDLPTDVDVVFHLAALSSYAMHEDDPTRGARVNVEGFVNTVEQARDDGCETVVYASTSSIYGSRTEPSPESMDVTVNTGYEASKMARETYAEYFHNHYDLSLAGMRFFSVYQGYGGAEEHKGEYANVIAQFADDIANGESPVLYGDGTQTRDFTHVDDIVRGLVQAAEHELDGIYNLGTGEAYDFLTVVEMLNDELGTDVEPEFVENPIPEDVYVHDTCADASKMRAATGWEPRIPFEEGIERVCEQYT
- the rocF gene encoding arginase produces the protein MQSNVRILGVPMDLGADRRGVDMGPSAIRYGGLAGQLERLGYDCVDGGDLAVPNPEERDPDSGVFERGRAKYFEETRDVCADVRTAVEATVADGEFPLVLGGDHSIAIGTVAGAAGPDEDVGVVWFDAHGDFNTPATSPSGNTHGMALAAILGYGEFADHDWAHTPEIRAENVVLVGLRDVDDGERRLINESEVTAYTMSDIDTRSAPAVVEEALDVATEGTDAIHVSLDMDWLDPTEAPGVGTPVRGGVSYREAHVAMESVAERREALRSMELVEVNPILDDHNRTAELACELVASAFGKRTL
- the gyrA gene encoding DNA gyrase subunit A — encoded protein: MSSDAPEDANPPAQRIKHVRIEDEMEQSYIDYAMSVIAGRALPDVRDGLKPVHRRILYAMHEMGISSGSSHRKSSSIVGETMGDYHPHGDSAIYDTLVRMAQDFSMRYPLVDGQGNFGSMDGDPPAAMRYTEARMAPIAEELLEDIEKDTVDFSGNYDDRLEEPDVLPAKVPSLLLNGSSGIAVGMSTNIPPHNLGELVDATVTLIEDPDATVEDLMEHIKGPDFPTGGNIVGRDAIYSAYTTGRGRLRVRAEYEIDREDGRIVISELPYQENKARIVERIADDVNEGKIEGIADLRDESDRNGVRIVVELKRGANIDVVENRLLDHHLESTFGVINLSLVDGQPKVLSLKETLQHYIDHRREVVRRRSEHDLAEAEDRAHILEGRLKALENVDDVVELIRNSEDRDAARAGLHEEFDFSEDQAAHIVRMQLGSLTSMETAEIEAEYEEVQETIGYLESVLDSREKLDGVIVDELEAMKTEYDDDRRTSIVEDEGQVTHEDLIPEEDCVVVITEDDYIKRMPVDAFDPQGRGGKGIIGSDPKEGDRVSKVFRANSHDYLLCFTNRGQVYRLKTYEVPEMSRTARGKSAVNVIKLDDGEEITAVVSTDDFEADECITMVTRHGYVKRTCATDFENILTTGIRAAKLEDGDALIDVEVTDGTKDLVVATEGGMTIRFDENEVREMGRSARGVRAIDLQGDDRVAAMVATDDADERALLTVTRNGYGKRTKLAEYRRQSRYGKGLIDIKTDDRNGPVATAKAVTEDDHLVIMSETGQIMRIRAGDVSQVGRNTKGVTIMGLEAGDHVASVTVVPDVADET
- a CDS encoding glycerophosphodiester phosphodiesterase, coding for MATLPTTIAHRGFTGCLPENTVAAVRGAVDHGADVVEVDVMPTGDGDVVVFHDDHLGDAGESRGITDREGLVWERPTDVVTAARVLGTDQRVPTLADVVAALPPDVALNVELKNPGTAAIRPFEALSGRDRDRARERWTPFVDRVLSVTEECTLEVLFSSFCEGALATVRAHRPDARLAALFGRRDWGAGATVARRYDVDALHVPLEQADHPNLADLSAALGAAVNVWTVRDWQDARRALAAGADGIIADYPGLHRCVSD
- a CDS encoding HTH domain-containing protein, whose product is MSSIELTPSQKNILQELVNLYRESESAVKGEDIAAEVDRNPGTIRNQMQSLKALQLVEGVPGPKGGYKPTATAYDALQIQDMEQAAEVPLRHNGDLVEHSNVEEIDLTSVHHPEECRAEIQLQGSISGFHEGDSVTVGPTPLSKLQIIGTVEGKDDTNNKLILTIDDMRAPAGEPEH
- the cdd gene encoding cytidine deaminase; protein product: MDDLMQAARDAIDASYAPYSEYRVGAAIETADGIVYTGCNVENANYSNSLHAEELAVGAAVRDGHREFSRLAVSSAARDGVTPCGMCRQTLAEFCDESLPVVTDGEDRTEYTLGELLPETISPAHLGK
- a CDS encoding nucleoside phosphorylase, which codes for MTGDSEDPSDEVQYHLEVGPGDVADSVLLPGNPERVAKVVDDWDGHDVVGDHREYRTATGTHEGTPISVTSTGIGSPSAAIAVEELARVGADTLLRVGSCGAIREEAGVGDLIITTGAVRQEGTSKEYVREDYPASADHRVVSALVAAAEELGYDYHLGVTCSTDSFYAGQSRPGFDDFEARGSQERLEELRQAGVLNFEMEAASILTLASIYGLRAGAVCTVYANRVTGEFRTEGERKAAKCASLAVTYLERMDATVEASDSDGWHAGLSIDR
- a CDS encoding phosphomannomutase, with protein sequence MDLFGTAGIRGPVDADVTPDRALAVGRAAGRDGGTFVVGYDGRVTSPALADAVAAGLESAGAQVVELGRVPTPALAYASRGRRGVMVTASHNPPTDNGLKLFVDGVEYHSDAERRLEARVGADAAPASWNQWGASEREDVLPAYRAAVAEYARSFGGRPSALTVAVDCGNGTAGVATPQVLRDLGTDVVATEANVDGHFPARESKPTAESLAALRAFVRDTDADLGIGHDGDGDRLVLVDGEGEVVHEDTVVAMLAEEYTARSSAADPVVVTTPNASGRIDRRVEDAGGRVERVRLGALHEGIAAVRADAGSDTEVAFAAEPWKHVHPGFGGWIDAVASAAVLARLFAATPLAERRAVVDERPYRKVSVPCPEAAKAGAMETLAETLPAAFPDASISTDHGARLSFDDGAWTLVRPSGTEPYVRVYAESESVDDLVGRVESLVRAAVDDAS